One genomic region from Hirundo rustica isolate bHirRus1 chromosome 5, bHirRus1.pri.v3, whole genome shotgun sequence encodes:
- the CBR4 gene encoding 3-oxoacyl-[acyl-carrier-protein] reductase isoform X1 → MVNSERRAKMGKVCAVFGGSRGIGRAVAELLAQKGCRLAVIARNLDVAQTTARHLGAGHLALSCDVSNEQEVQKTFEEMQRSLGPISYLVNAAGINRDALLLRTKTEDMIAQIHTNLLGTMLTCRAAVKVMIQQQGGAIVNIGSIVGLKGNSGQSVYSATKAGLVGFSRSLAKEVAKRQIRVNVVAPGFIRTEMTAHLEEDQLKKAIPLGRFGEPHEVAQAVVFLLESPYVTGSVLVVDGGLQLMT, encoded by the exons ATGGTTAACTCTGAAAGAAGAGCAAAG ATGGGCAAGGTCTGTGCTGTTTTTGGAGGATCCCGTGGGAtaggcagagctgtggcagagctcCTGGCGCAGAAGGGCTGCCGCCTGGCCGTCATCGCTAGGAATCTGGACGTGGCCCAGACCACCGCCCGTCACCTTGGCG CAGGACATCTGGCACTTAGCTGTGATGTATCCAATGAACAAGAAGTCCAAAAGACTTTTGAGGAGATGCAGAGGAGTTTGGGTCCCATTAGCTACTTGGTTAATGCAGCTGGGATCAACAG GGACGCTTTGTTACTGAGAACCAAGACTGAAGATATGATAGCCCAGATTCACACGAACCTTTTGGGAACAATGTTAacatgcagagctgctgtgaaggTCATGATTCAACAACAGGGAGGAGCCATTGTCAATATAG gGAGTATTGTAGGACTTAAGGGCAACTCTGGTCAAAGTGTGTATAGTGCTACCAAAGCAGGATTAGTTGGATTTTCACGCTCTCTTGCTAAAGAAGTAGCAAAAAGGCAAATTCGAGTCAACGTTGTTGCTCCAG GCTTTATTCGCACAGAGATGACAGCTCATTTGGAAGAAGATCAGTTGAAGAAAGCAATTCCCCTTGGAAGATTTGGAGAGCCTCATGAAGTTGCACAAGCTGTTGTCTTTCTTCTAGAATCCCCATATGTAACAGGGAGTGTTCTGGTTGTAGATGGAGGCTTGCAGCTTATGACCTAA
- the CBR4 gene encoding 3-oxoacyl-[acyl-carrier-protein] reductase isoform X4 → MVNSERRAKMGKVCAVFGGSRGIGRAVAELLAQKGCRLAVIARNLDVAQTTARHLGAGHLALSCDVSNEQEVQKTFEEMQRSLGPISYLVNAAGINRDALLLRTKTEDMIAQIHTNLLGTMLTCRAAVKVMIQQQGGAIVNIGFIRTEMTAHLEEDQLKKAIPLGRFGEPHEVAQAVVFLLESPYVTGSVLVVDGGLQLMT, encoded by the exons ATGGTTAACTCTGAAAGAAGAGCAAAG ATGGGCAAGGTCTGTGCTGTTTTTGGAGGATCCCGTGGGAtaggcagagctgtggcagagctcCTGGCGCAGAAGGGCTGCCGCCTGGCCGTCATCGCTAGGAATCTGGACGTGGCCCAGACCACCGCCCGTCACCTTGGCG CAGGACATCTGGCACTTAGCTGTGATGTATCCAATGAACAAGAAGTCCAAAAGACTTTTGAGGAGATGCAGAGGAGTTTGGGTCCCATTAGCTACTTGGTTAATGCAGCTGGGATCAACAG GGACGCTTTGTTACTGAGAACCAAGACTGAAGATATGATAGCCCAGATTCACACGAACCTTTTGGGAACAATGTTAacatgcagagctgctgtgaaggTCATGATTCAACAACAGGGAGGAGCCATTGTCAATATAG GCTTTATTCGCACAGAGATGACAGCTCATTTGGAAGAAGATCAGTTGAAGAAAGCAATTCCCCTTGGAAGATTTGGAGAGCCTCATGAAGTTGCACAAGCTGTTGTCTTTCTTCTAGAATCCCCATATGTAACAGGGAGTGTTCTGGTTGTAGATGGAGGCTTGCAGCTTATGACCTAA
- the CBR4 gene encoding 3-oxoacyl-[acyl-carrier-protein] reductase isoform X3, translated as MGKVCAVFGGSRGIGRAVAELLAQKGCRLAVIARNLDVAQTTARHLGAGHLALSCDVSNEQEVQKTFEEMQRSLGPISYLVNAAGINRDALLLRTKTEDMIAQIHTNLLGTMLTCRAAVKVMIQQQGGAIVNIGSIVGLKGNSGQSVYSATKAGLVGFSRSLAKEVAKRQIRVNVVAPGFIRTEMTAHLEEDQLKKAIPLGRFGEPHEVAQAVVFLLESPYVTGSVLVVDGGLQLMT; from the exons ATGGGCAAGGTCTGTGCTGTTTTTGGAGGATCCCGTGGGAtaggcagagctgtggcagagctcCTGGCGCAGAAGGGCTGCCGCCTGGCCGTCATCGCTAGGAATCTGGACGTGGCCCAGACCACCGCCCGTCACCTTGGCG CAGGACATCTGGCACTTAGCTGTGATGTATCCAATGAACAAGAAGTCCAAAAGACTTTTGAGGAGATGCAGAGGAGTTTGGGTCCCATTAGCTACTTGGTTAATGCAGCTGGGATCAACAG GGACGCTTTGTTACTGAGAACCAAGACTGAAGATATGATAGCCCAGATTCACACGAACCTTTTGGGAACAATGTTAacatgcagagctgctgtgaaggTCATGATTCAACAACAGGGAGGAGCCATTGTCAATATAG gGAGTATTGTAGGACTTAAGGGCAACTCTGGTCAAAGTGTGTATAGTGCTACCAAAGCAGGATTAGTTGGATTTTCACGCTCTCTTGCTAAAGAAGTAGCAAAAAGGCAAATTCGAGTCAACGTTGTTGCTCCAG GCTTTATTCGCACAGAGATGACAGCTCATTTGGAAGAAGATCAGTTGAAGAAAGCAATTCCCCTTGGAAGATTTGGAGAGCCTCATGAAGTTGCACAAGCTGTTGTCTTTCTTCTAGAATCCCCATATGTAACAGGGAGTGTTCTGGTTGTAGATGGAGGCTTGCAGCTTATGACCTAA
- the CBR4 gene encoding 3-oxoacyl-[acyl-carrier-protein] reductase isoform X2 encodes MVNSERRAKMGKVCAVFGGSRGIGRAVAELLAQKGCRLAVIARNLDVAQTTARHLGGHLALSCDVSNEQEVQKTFEEMQRSLGPISYLVNAAGINRDALLLRTKTEDMIAQIHTNLLGTMLTCRAAVKVMIQQQGGAIVNIGSIVGLKGNSGQSVYSATKAGLVGFSRSLAKEVAKRQIRVNVVAPGFIRTEMTAHLEEDQLKKAIPLGRFGEPHEVAQAVVFLLESPYVTGSVLVVDGGLQLMT; translated from the exons ATGGTTAACTCTGAAAGAAGAGCAAAG ATGGGCAAGGTCTGTGCTGTTTTTGGAGGATCCCGTGGGAtaggcagagctgtggcagagctcCTGGCGCAGAAGGGCTGCCGCCTGGCCGTCATCGCTAGGAATCTGGACGTGGCCCAGACCACCGCCCGTCACCTTGGCG GACATCTGGCACTTAGCTGTGATGTATCCAATGAACAAGAAGTCCAAAAGACTTTTGAGGAGATGCAGAGGAGTTTGGGTCCCATTAGCTACTTGGTTAATGCAGCTGGGATCAACAG GGACGCTTTGTTACTGAGAACCAAGACTGAAGATATGATAGCCCAGATTCACACGAACCTTTTGGGAACAATGTTAacatgcagagctgctgtgaaggTCATGATTCAACAACAGGGAGGAGCCATTGTCAATATAG gGAGTATTGTAGGACTTAAGGGCAACTCTGGTCAAAGTGTGTATAGTGCTACCAAAGCAGGATTAGTTGGATTTTCACGCTCTCTTGCTAAAGAAGTAGCAAAAAGGCAAATTCGAGTCAACGTTGTTGCTCCAG GCTTTATTCGCACAGAGATGACAGCTCATTTGGAAGAAGATCAGTTGAAGAAAGCAATTCCCCTTGGAAGATTTGGAGAGCCTCATGAAGTTGCACAAGCTGTTGTCTTTCTTCTAGAATCCCCATATGTAACAGGGAGTGTTCTGGTTGTAGATGGAGGCTTGCAGCTTATGACCTAA